A window of the Isosphaera pallida ATCC 43644 genome harbors these coding sequences:
- a CDS encoding glucuronate isomerase yields MSAALLHADTISDALTRRLFEVIASWPIYDPHSHINPHAPAARRFDEILGYHYYTELAHSAGMPAELVDPALDPRQRSRNLAGWLDRIDNTVQFSWLTEIARVFHGFDDVHAPIGPDTIDLLYDHALKESPAEANAWDDRVWTTTGLEAVFLTNDFDDPLEGWDTSRYVPCLRTDDLVLKLDRPTTSERLRNTTNLPVEDIEGLKNALGVLFDRFVSKGARACAISLPPDFQAVAPDVTRAATPIRRALHGLELRPDEARLVQQTVFWTLAQFCRDYRLPFDLMIGPRRDVYPAGVAGGRDLYDRRVSLHDYHELFNQFPDVTFPISTLAPDAAPELVSYAWIFPNVVAMGHWWYSNLPAFIATDLRAKLQAVPQTKIVGYYSDAYKLEFILPKFRMFQRVLAEVLAEDWVRGRGWSEERALGLAERIMRTNPKRLFARGE; encoded by the coding sequence ATGTCCGCCGCCCTTCTCCACGCCGACACCATTTCAGACGCTTTGACTCGGCGCTTGTTTGAGGTGATCGCCTCCTGGCCGATCTACGACCCCCACTCCCACATCAACCCCCACGCGCCGGCGGCCCGGCGTTTCGACGAAATCCTGGGCTATCACTACTACACCGAACTCGCCCATTCGGCCGGAATGCCCGCCGAATTGGTCGATCCGGCGCTCGATCCCCGCCAGCGTTCCCGCAACCTGGCCGGTTGGCTCGATCGCATTGACAACACCGTGCAATTCTCCTGGTTAACCGAGATCGCCCGGGTCTTTCACGGCTTCGACGACGTTCACGCTCCGATCGGCCCCGACACCATCGACCTCCTCTACGACCACGCCCTCAAGGAGTCGCCCGCCGAGGCCAATGCCTGGGACGACCGGGTTTGGACCACCACCGGACTCGAAGCCGTTTTCCTCACCAATGACTTCGACGACCCCCTCGAAGGTTGGGATACCTCTCGATATGTTCCCTGCCTACGCACCGACGACCTGGTGCTCAAGCTCGATCGCCCCACCACCAGCGAGCGTCTGCGCAACACGACCAACCTGCCGGTCGAGGACATTGAGGGACTCAAGAACGCCCTCGGCGTGCTGTTCGATCGGTTCGTCTCCAAGGGAGCACGCGCCTGCGCCATCAGTCTGCCGCCCGACTTCCAGGCCGTCGCGCCCGACGTCACCCGCGCCGCGACCCCGATCCGTCGCGCCCTGCATGGTCTGGAACTGCGTCCCGACGAAGCGCGGTTGGTTCAGCAAACCGTGTTCTGGACCCTCGCCCAGTTCTGCCGCGACTATCGTTTGCCCTTCGACCTCATGATCGGCCCTCGACGCGACGTTTACCCCGCCGGCGTCGCCGGTGGCCGCGACCTTTACGACCGGCGAGTCAGCCTGCACGATTATCACGAACTCTTCAACCAATTCCCCGACGTCACCTTTCCAATCTCGACCCTGGCCCCCGACGCGGCCCCGGAACTGGTCTCCTACGCCTGGATTTTCCCCAACGTGGTGGCAATGGGTCACTGGTGGTACTCCAACCTTCCTGCCTTCATCGCCACTGACCTGCGGGCCAAACTTCAGGCAGTCCCGCAAACCAAGATTGTCGGTTATTATTCGGATGCCTACAAACTTGAATTCATTCTGCCCAAGTTCCGCATGTTCCAGAGAGTGCTGGCCGAGGTGCTGGCCGAGGACTGGGTGCGCGGGCGGGGCTGGAGCGAGGAACGGGCGCTGGGTCTGGCTGAGCGGATCATGCGGACTAACCCGAAAAGGCTGTTTGCAAGGGGTGAATGA
- a CDS encoding alkaline phosphatase family protein, giving the protein MSSTRFVRRVIVIGLDGLSPRLIEEFQGRGELPHLAELRRRGGFSTVATTAPAQTPVAWSSFATSRNPGGHGIFDFLTRDPASHRVDMALNRYERPNPLLPPRVVNLRGGDPVWSVLARAGIPSQVLRPPCAYPPDPGQGQIRLLSGLGVPDLRGGFGTATFFTEEPEVRALESERVVRLERKPNGELVGSLIGPRDAKGDLVREIKLKPRSDGPGLLLEGVEGGPVALEPGVWSGWTRVKFKAGLLRSTRGIVRWRLERNDPPVRLYASPVNFDPHSPLFPISEPPEYAGDLADTLGLYATTGMVEDHAGLANGRLDEAAFLNQCDLCWREREAMLRHALNRSSEGLIFCLFDTPDRIQHLFWRYWDDAHPAHRGRPRTEQGAAAILDAYKRADTMAGLALEAADDQTLVIALSDHGFDDFRRGVGLNAWLQDQGLLTPKPNIAPGDPAGDYLQGIDWSNTQAYSVGLGAIFLNLQGREAQGIVPPDEAAHLAERIAAGLTGLIDPQTGQTAITRALCRDAIFQGPYVNRACDVLVHFAPGYRVAWGSSAGRVDDATFQDNDHAWSGDHVIDPDRVPGFLAMNRPYDSAAATGPAPRLIDLAPTITKALGVPAPDEWEGRSLIP; this is encoded by the coding sequence ATGAGTTCCACGCGCTTCGTTCGCCGCGTCATTGTGATCGGTCTTGACGGCTTGTCGCCCCGCTTGATCGAGGAGTTTCAAGGACGCGGTGAATTGCCTCACCTCGCCGAACTTCGCCGACGCGGCGGCTTCTCCACCGTGGCCACCACCGCCCCTGCGCAAACTCCGGTGGCCTGGTCGAGCTTCGCCACCAGCCGCAACCCCGGCGGCCACGGCATCTTCGACTTCCTGACCCGCGACCCGGCCAGCCATCGGGTCGATATGGCGCTGAACCGCTATGAACGTCCCAACCCCTTGCTGCCACCCAGGGTGGTCAACCTGCGCGGCGGCGATCCGGTCTGGTCGGTTCTTGCGCGGGCGGGCATCCCTTCGCAAGTTCTCCGTCCCCCCTGCGCCTATCCACCCGACCCCGGCCAGGGCCAAATTCGTCTGCTCTCGGGTCTAGGCGTGCCCGACCTCCGGGGAGGCTTCGGCACTGCCACCTTCTTCACCGAAGAACCCGAGGTGCGGGCGCTTGAGAGCGAGCGGGTCGTTCGTTTGGAACGCAAGCCCAACGGTGAACTCGTGGGCAGCTTGATCGGTCCCCGCGACGCCAAGGGCGACCTGGTTCGCGAAATCAAACTCAAGCCCCGATCCGACGGCCCCGGCCTGCTGTTGGAAGGCGTCGAAGGCGGTCCGGTCGCCTTGGAACCCGGCGTGTGGAGCGGCTGGACCCGGGTGAAGTTTAAAGCCGGCCTGCTCCGTTCGACCCGGGGCATCGTGCGCTGGCGTCTGGAACGAAACGACCCGCCAGTGCGTCTCTACGCCTCGCCGGTCAACTTCGACCCCCACAGCCCGTTGTTCCCTATTAGCGAGCCGCCCGAATACGCAGGCGACCTCGCCGACACCCTGGGCCTCTACGCTACCACCGGCATGGTCGAAGACCACGCCGGCCTCGCCAACGGCCGACTCGACGAAGCCGCCTTCCTCAACCAATGCGACCTCTGCTGGCGCGAGCGTGAGGCGATGCTGCGCCATGCCCTCAATCGTTCCTCCGAAGGTCTGATCTTCTGCTTGTTCGATACTCCGGATCGCATTCAACATCTCTTCTGGCGCTACTGGGACGACGCTCACCCGGCTCATCGGGGCCGTCCCCGCACCGAACAAGGAGCCGCGGCGATCCTCGATGCCTATAAACGGGCCGACACGATGGCCGGCCTGGCGCTGGAGGCGGCCGACGACCAAACCCTGGTGATCGCCCTGTCGGACCACGGCTTCGACGACTTCCGCCGGGGTGTGGGACTCAACGCCTGGCTGCAGGATCAAGGTCTGCTCACCCCCAAGCCCAACATCGCTCCCGGCGACCCCGCGGGCGACTACCTTCAAGGGATCGACTGGTCGAATACCCAGGCTTACTCAGTGGGTCTTGGAGCGATCTTCCTCAACCTGCAAGGCCGCGAAGCGCAGGGGATCGTGCCACCCGACGAGGCGGCCCACCTCGCCGAGCGAATCGCGGCTGGTCTGACGGGTTTGATCGACCCCCAAACCGGCCAAACCGCGATTACTCGCGCCTTGTGCCGCGACGCGATCTTCCAGGGTCCCTATGTCAATCGGGCGTGCGATGTGCTGGTCCACTTCGCGCCGGGCTACCGAGTGGCCTGGGGGTCGTCCGCCGGCCGGGTCGATGACGCGACCTTCCAAGACAACGACCACGCCTGGAGCGGCGATCATGTGATCGACCCCGACCGCGTGCCCGGCTTCCTGGCGATGAACCGCCCCTACGACAGCGCAGCGGCGACCGGACCAGCTCCACGCTTGATCGACCTAGCCCCCACGATCACCAAGGCCCTCGGCGTCCCCGCTCCTGACGAGTGGGAAGGACGGAGTCTCATCCCATGA
- a CDS encoding c-type cytochrome, producing the protein MLECVHLAIRPTALLVAGVALAAWVGPSSPTRGDDEPSAVRSKLNDAAANFKTLKDFEVKLIYAVPPEQGSWVSMTLDPQGRLITSDQYGKLYRITLSDQEDQPPTVEPLAIDIGSAHGLLYAFDSLYVMVSEGRQGNVTGLYRARDTDGDDQFDEVELLRPLKGSGEHGPHAIVLSPDGQSLTIVAGNHTDITEFDRTMLPSNWGEDQLLPRMWDASGHAVGRLAPGGWIARVSPDGKEWTLISSGYRNPYDAAYNKDGELFTYDSDMEWDMNTPWYRPTRVNHATGGSEFGWRSGTGKWPPDYPDSLPAILNIGPGSPTGVVFGYGAKFPSKYQEALFICDWSYGKLYAVHLTPNGSSYDAVAEEFVTGQPLALTDIVVRPQDGAIYFTLGGRRTTSGLYRVRYVGSEDTTPVTTQPTPDAGSEARAQRRALEAFHGVVDPKAVETAWPFLDSPDRFLRYAARLAVESQPVETWADRALNEPRIQGALTALLALARQGGQQYQEPLLHALDRLSLDLTTEDQKIQALRILGLSFIRQGEPPSHIRETVADRLNDLYPAGSRRLDSELSKLLVYLQSDDVVAKTIDLMEKAPTQEEQIDYALALRVAQVGWTDELRERYFRWFVKASTYKGGHSLVGFIRNIKAEAVANLSEEQKAKLQPILEAKPEVVAEVLPSRPFVKEWTLEELEPLVSGEALAKGRNYDQGRLMFAAANCYSCHRFGDDGGSTGPDLTTIANRFSPRDLLESIIHPSKTISDQYEAVQILVDDGRVVTGRIVNLNNENLMINTDMLNPDAMVSIKRSAIEEILPSPISMMPEGLLNTLTQEEILDLMAFMLSRGDRQHPMFRQNGAND; encoded by the coding sequence ATGTTGGAATGCGTTCACTTAGCAATCCGTCCGACCGCGTTGTTGGTCGCAGGCGTGGCGCTTGCCGCGTGGGTTGGCCCATCCTCGCCGACGCGGGGCGATGATGAACCGTCCGCGGTCCGTTCCAAGCTGAACGATGCGGCCGCGAACTTCAAGACCCTTAAGGATTTCGAGGTCAAGCTGATCTACGCCGTCCCGCCCGAACAGGGTTCCTGGGTGAGCATGACGCTGGACCCCCAAGGCCGGCTGATTACCTCGGACCAGTACGGCAAGCTCTACCGGATCACGCTTTCGGACCAGGAGGACCAACCACCGACGGTGGAGCCGCTAGCGATCGACATCGGCAGCGCGCATGGTTTGTTGTACGCCTTCGACAGTCTTTACGTGATGGTCTCTGAAGGGCGTCAGGGTAACGTGACTGGCCTTTACCGGGCGCGTGACACCGACGGTGATGACCAATTCGACGAGGTGGAATTGCTGCGTCCTCTGAAGGGATCGGGCGAACACGGCCCGCATGCTATCGTGTTGTCGCCTGACGGCCAAAGTCTGACAATCGTGGCGGGCAACCACACCGACATCACCGAGTTCGACCGCACCATGCTGCCATCCAACTGGGGCGAGGACCAACTGCTACCCCGGATGTGGGACGCCAGCGGCCACGCCGTGGGACGCCTGGCTCCCGGCGGCTGGATCGCCCGCGTCTCGCCCGACGGCAAGGAATGGACCCTGATCTCCTCAGGATACCGCAACCCCTACGACGCTGCCTACAACAAAGATGGGGAACTGTTCACCTACGACTCCGACATGGAGTGGGACATGAACACCCCCTGGTATCGTCCCACGCGAGTCAACCACGCCACTGGCGGCTCGGAATTCGGCTGGCGTTCGGGCACCGGCAAGTGGCCGCCCGACTACCCCGACTCGCTGCCCGCCATTCTCAACATTGGTCCAGGCTCTCCCACCGGCGTGGTCTTTGGTTATGGGGCCAAGTTCCCGTCCAAATACCAAGAAGCGCTGTTCATCTGCGACTGGAGCTACGGCAAGCTCTACGCGGTCCATCTGACCCCTAACGGCTCCAGCTATGACGCGGTCGCCGAGGAGTTCGTCACTGGCCAACCCCTGGCGTTGACCGACATCGTGGTGCGTCCCCAAGACGGCGCGATCTATTTCACCCTGGGTGGCCGCCGCACCACCTCGGGACTCTATCGGGTGCGCTACGTCGGCTCGGAGGACACCACACCGGTCACGACTCAACCCACCCCCGACGCCGGCTCCGAAGCCCGCGCTCAACGCCGGGCGCTCGAGGCGTTCCACGGGGTAGTCGATCCCAAGGCGGTCGAAACTGCCTGGCCGTTCCTGGATTCCCCTGACCGCTTCCTGCGTTACGCCGCTCGTCTGGCGGTCGAGTCGCAGCCGGTCGAAACTTGGGCCGACCGCGCTCTGAACGAACCACGCATTCAAGGGGCGTTGACAGCGCTGCTGGCCTTGGCCCGCCAGGGTGGTCAACAATACCAGGAGCCTCTGCTGCATGCGTTGGACCGGCTTTCGCTGGACCTGACGACCGAGGATCAAAAGATCCAGGCGCTCCGCATTCTTGGCCTGAGCTTCATCCGCCAGGGCGAACCGCCCTCCCACATTCGGGAAACGGTGGCCGATCGGCTCAACGACCTGTATCCCGCTGGCTCGCGGCGGCTCGACTCGGAACTGAGCAAACTTCTGGTGTACCTTCAGTCCGACGACGTGGTCGCCAAGACAATCGACCTGATGGAGAAAGCCCCCACCCAGGAGGAGCAGATCGACTACGCTTTGGCGCTACGGGTCGCCCAGGTGGGTTGGACCGACGAGTTGCGGGAACGTTACTTCCGTTGGTTCGTGAAGGCGTCCACCTATAAGGGGGGGCACAGCCTGGTTGGGTTCATCCGCAACATCAAAGCCGAAGCGGTCGCCAACCTGTCCGAAGAGCAGAAGGCCAAACTGCAGCCGATCCTGGAGGCCAAGCCAGAGGTGGTCGCCGAAGTGCTGCCCTCACGCCCCTTCGTCAAGGAGTGGACCCTGGAGGAGCTTGAGCCCCTGGTGAGCGGCGAGGCGTTAGCCAAAGGCCGCAACTACGACCAAGGCCGCTTGATGTTCGCCGCGGCCAACTGCTACTCTTGCCACCGCTTCGGCGACGACGGCGGTTCAACCGGTCCCGACTTGACCACCATTGCCAACCGATTCTCCCCCCGAGACTTGCTGGAGTCGATCATCCACCCCAGCAAAACCATCTCCGACCAATATGAGGCCGTCCAAATCCTGGTCGATGACGGTCGAGTGGTCACAGGGCGGATCGTCAATCTTAACAACGAGAATCTGATGATCAACACCGACATGCTCAACCCCGACGCGATGGTGTCGATCAAGCGGTCGGCGATCGAGGAGATCCTGCCATCACCGATCTCGATGATGCCCGAGGGTCTGCTCAACACCCTTACCCAGGAGGAGATCCTCGACCTCATGGCCTTCATGCTTTCGCGGGGCGATCGGCAACACCCGATGTTCCGCCAAAACGGTGCCAACGATTGA